A genome region from Streptomyces antimycoticus includes the following:
- a CDS encoding septal ring lytic transglycosylase RlpA family protein has protein sequence MLGDPLRIHTPGAYTASGELFDNNADTAATSLSRDPQLPFGTKVKVTNVANNASLVVRVNDRGTFAWTPSVPKCLDLTDGAYARLGGVLNPDSGHIVVTEEIVP, from the coding sequence CTGCTGGGCGACCCACTACGGATACATACCCCCGGCGCCTACACCGCCAGCGGCGAGCTCTTCGACAACAACGCGGACACCGCGGCGACCTCTCTGAGCCGCGATCCGCAGCTGCCGTTCGGAACCAAGGTGAAGGTCACCAACGTCGCGAACAACGCGTCGCTGGTCGTGCGCGTCAACGACCGCGGCACCTTCGCGTGGACCCCGTCGGTGCCCAAGTGCCTCGACCTGACCGACGGGGCGTACGCCCGGCTCGGTGGGGTGCTCAACCCGGACTCCGGCCACATCGTGGTCACGGAGGAAATCGTGCCGTAA
- a CDS encoding serine/threonine-protein kinase: MAEAGDKVADRYLLQEPIGRGGMGVVWRAHDELLDRQVAVKCARPDDDRAALRLTNEARNAARLHHPHIVSVFDFVEESEVCWIVMEYVSGGSLADMVRDRGALTPEEAGSIGCQIATALAKSHAEGVVHGDVTPENVLITEEGVAKLTDFGISRALWSEATMTRTGGVRGKPPYLPPEVARGDAADRKSDVFSLGATLYAAIEGRSPYGEASHPMAYVARAIEGYIETPHRAGPLVEPLTALLSVEPKRRPAADQAARLLRRVAPSSPHLEHVEDTYEDPHDGDTLDRTPFTMRLLPPSVPVAWRRPSRRVVITATAVGTAAALVAWAALFGAWGGGYSDESGRSGKNGGSGASGTGDSLSQAGRAGTVGDARTADPCKLLNAASLSRFGETVIDPDYGEIDRCDVLLHGESGDDIADVQLNFDADPPEPGGDVPTRRIGNVTVGAFQREGDECVRNIASADRKQIWIITERLDTPAPDPCQLGDAATDYAISVLDRGQVPRRSGQSVASSLVSRHACRLLDGDELKRIAGVRVTDRDPGFGDWRCAWADGSSDTGVELEFTRDNDFSPEGEERAEIAGKLSSVSPEEWDDDSCLVRMLHRSYRNSQGDDTDELMSLNVYGPKPTKKLCQTAKALAATAAKKLPSS; encoded by the coding sequence ATGGCGGAGGCCGGTGACAAGGTCGCCGACCGATATCTCCTCCAGGAGCCCATCGGGAGAGGCGGAATGGGCGTCGTCTGGCGGGCCCACGATGAGCTGCTGGACCGCCAGGTCGCGGTGAAGTGTGCCCGTCCGGACGACGACCGCGCGGCGCTGCGACTCACCAACGAGGCACGCAACGCAGCGCGGCTGCACCATCCGCATATCGTCTCGGTGTTCGACTTCGTGGAGGAGAGCGAGGTCTGCTGGATCGTCATGGAATACGTGTCCGGGGGCAGCCTCGCGGACATGGTGCGCGACCGTGGTGCGCTCACCCCGGAGGAAGCGGGTTCCATCGGCTGCCAGATCGCCACCGCGCTGGCGAAGTCGCATGCCGAGGGCGTGGTGCACGGCGATGTCACCCCGGAGAACGTCCTGATCACCGAGGAAGGCGTCGCCAAACTGACCGACTTCGGCATCTCCCGGGCGCTGTGGAGCGAGGCCACGATGACCCGGACGGGTGGGGTGCGCGGCAAACCGCCGTATCTGCCGCCCGAGGTGGCCAGGGGGGACGCGGCCGACCGGAAGTCCGATGTCTTTTCCCTGGGCGCGACGCTCTACGCGGCGATCGAGGGACGGTCCCCGTACGGCGAGGCATCGCACCCCATGGCCTATGTGGCGCGCGCCATCGAGGGCTATATCGAGACCCCGCACCGGGCCGGCCCGCTGGTGGAACCGCTCACCGCGCTGCTGAGCGTGGAGCCGAAGCGGCGCCCCGCCGCCGATCAGGCCGCACGGCTGCTGCGGCGGGTCGCCCCGTCGTCCCCCCACCTCGAACACGTCGAGGACACTTACGAGGACCCGCACGACGGCGACACGCTGGACCGCACCCCCTTCACGATGCGGCTGCTGCCGCCGTCGGTCCCGGTGGCGTGGCGCCGCCCGAGCCGCCGGGTGGTGATCACCGCGACCGCGGTGGGCACCGCCGCGGCCCTGGTCGCCTGGGCCGCCCTCTTCGGCGCCTGGGGCGGCGGGTACTCCGACGAGAGCGGCCGGTCCGGGAAGAACGGCGGGAGTGGCGCCTCCGGTACGGGCGACTCGCTGTCACAGGCGGGACGGGCCGGCACCGTGGGCGACGCGCGGACGGCCGACCCGTGCAAGCTGCTCAACGCCGCCTCGCTCAGCCGCTTCGGCGAGACCGTCATCGACCCGGACTACGGCGAGATCGATCGATGCGATGTCCTGCTGCACGGCGAGAGCGGCGATGACATCGCCGACGTTCAGCTCAACTTTGACGCCGACCCGCCGGAGCCGGGCGGCGACGTGCCCACCCGAAGGATCGGCAACGTCACCGTCGGCGCGTTCCAGCGCGAGGGGGACGAGTGCGTGCGGAACATCGCGTCCGCCGACCGTAAGCAGATCTGGATCATCACCGAGCGGCTGGACACCCCGGCGCCCGACCCGTGCCAACTGGGCGACGCCGCCACCGACTACGCGATCAGCGTGCTGGACCGTGGCCAGGTCCCCCGGCGCTCGGGGCAGTCCGTCGCGAGCTCCCTGGTCAGCCGACACGCATGCCGGCTGCTGGACGGCGACGAGCTCAAGCGGATCGCCGGTGTGCGGGTGACGGACCGCGACCCGGGCTTCGGGGACTGGCGGTGCGCGTGGGCGGACGGCTCGAGCGACACGGGAGTGGAGCTGGAGTTCACCCGGGACAATGACTTCTCCCCGGAGGGCGAGGAGCGGGCGGAGATCGCCGGGAAGCTGAGCTCCGTGTCGCCGGAGGAGTGGGACGACGACTCATGCCTCGTTCG